One window from the genome of Microbulbifer sp. ALW1 encodes:
- a CDS encoding phenylacetate--CoA ligase family protein, producing MSYPTYYESFDYPAMLQEFPLGDALLERYQGMSREKLREEQNARFMKLVARGWEIPFYQRLWGDAGVRPQDIRSIDDIERLPVYSKSDIMRSVAEHPPIGDFNGFEHLPPEQRPPVIFHTTSGTTGTPQPIVFGARGREVQALLVGRSYRFMGLKPAATVQSCYGHGMINGGHYIRESVSRYTNALFLSAGTGVETRSVQQVNLMHTFGANVLVGFADYIKKLADVARAEGLEPGKDINIDMIIGHLGQETREALSTAWGGAELFDWYGVADTGCIAAEGPDHDGLYVWEDAQYLEILDVDSGKAVVPGERGNMVVTCLYKDDVYPVIRFNTCDVTEEIPGENTFDLPFRRIRGFVGRSDNMVKIRGINIYPHGVGGMLAEHPEFAGEYFCHAIRTPEGRDEFMVTAEVQVPESDFEGLQSAFAETLKRKVGIDVPVKLVAVGGTTALTELDKRQKPLRLKDERFA from the coding sequence ATGAGTTACCCGACTTACTACGAAAGTTTTGATTACCCCGCAATGTTGCAGGAGTTTCCGCTGGGGGATGCGTTGCTCGAACGCTATCAGGGAATGTCTCGCGAAAAATTGCGTGAAGAACAGAATGCCCGGTTTATGAAACTGGTTGCGCGGGGCTGGGAGATTCCTTTCTATCAACGGCTTTGGGGCGATGCCGGTGTGCGCCCGCAAGATATTCGCAGTATCGACGATATTGAGCGCCTGCCGGTCTACTCCAAATCCGACATTATGCGCAGTGTGGCGGAGCACCCACCTATTGGCGATTTCAATGGGTTTGAGCACCTGCCTCCGGAGCAGCGCCCGCCGGTTATTTTCCATACCACCAGCGGTACCACCGGTACGCCGCAGCCCATTGTGTTTGGTGCCCGCGGTCGCGAGGTCCAGGCGCTGCTTGTTGGCCGTTCCTACCGCTTCATGGGCCTGAAACCCGCAGCCACGGTACAGTCCTGTTACGGCCACGGCATGATTAATGGCGGACACTATATCCGCGAGTCCGTCAGCCGCTATACCAACGCGCTGTTTCTTTCCGCTGGTACCGGGGTGGAAACCCGCTCCGTGCAACAGGTCAACCTGATGCATACGTTTGGCGCGAACGTGCTGGTGGGCTTTGCCGATTACATCAAAAAGCTGGCTGATGTTGCCCGCGCGGAGGGTTTGGAACCGGGTAAAGATATCAATATCGATATGATTATCGGGCATTTGGGGCAGGAGACCCGCGAAGCGTTGAGCACTGCCTGGGGTGGGGCGGAGCTGTTTGACTGGTACGGGGTAGCCGATACCGGCTGTATTGCGGCAGAAGGGCCAGACCACGACGGATTGTACGTATGGGAAGACGCGCAGTACCTGGAAATACTCGACGTCGATTCCGGCAAGGCGGTGGTGCCGGGTGAGCGCGGAAACATGGTGGTGACCTGTCTGTATAAAGACGATGTCTACCCGGTGATTCGCTTCAATACCTGCGATGTGACCGAAGAAATCCCAGGTGAAAACACATTTGACCTTCCATTCCGCCGTATCCGCGGTTTTGTCGGGCGGTCGGACAATATGGTGAAGATCCGCGGGATCAATATCTATCCTCACGGTGTTGGGGGCATGCTGGCCGAGCATCCCGAGTTTGCCGGGGAGTATTTCTGTCACGCAATCCGCACCCCAGAGGGTCGCGATGAATTTATGGTGACGGCGGAAGTTCAGGTTCCGGAATCGGACTTCGAGGGTTTGCAGTCGGCATTTGCAGAAACGCTAAAGCGAAAAGTTGGTATCGATGTGCCGGTCAAGTTGGTGGCGGTTGGTGGTACGACGGCACTGACCGAGCTGGATAAGCGCCAGAAGCCCCTGCGTTTGAAAGATGAGCGCTTTGCCTGA
- a CDS encoding amidase, with the protein MISEDSVTQNVDHAFLLQDAAAHAALLREGKLTSVALTQKILSAIEQLNPKLNCYLSVDPEAALQAAQAADLRRARREALSPIDGLTVAVKDNIDVKGFVTTAGLGVALDTPAAQRDSFVVEKLRRAGAILLGKLNLHEAALGATNDNYHHGRCINPHRARYTPGGSSGGSGAAVAAGLCAFALGTDTMGSVRIPASYCGVAGIKPTRGAVSIGGTRILSRRLDHVGPLARSAADLEMILPAMVGYDPGCAQSFPVCLQKEPVQVQNLNFGFADVSRGMGVAAAVERAYQSALAIFAAAGARQCEQDLHSLDCAAARRAGLIVCEVDLFVDQQQALREHPEYFSPALHKLIAYGIGKGAVDFASADRRLDVAALKMANWLESCDFLLLPTAPQGAFDFSEPAPAGQADLTNMANMSGHPAISVPMGVDESGLPLGLQIIGPHGSDLQLTAIAQWFSGFISRPQPQLDTF; encoded by the coding sequence TTGATCAGTGAAGATAGCGTTACGCAAAACGTTGATCACGCCTTTTTACTGCAGGATGCCGCCGCTCACGCGGCATTATTGCGGGAAGGGAAGCTGACCAGTGTCGCCCTGACGCAGAAAATCCTGTCTGCCATCGAGCAGCTGAATCCCAAGCTGAACTGTTACTTGTCTGTTGATCCTGAAGCTGCGCTGCAGGCGGCGCAAGCGGCGGACTTGCGCAGAGCGCGGAGGGAGGCGCTTTCTCCCATCGATGGTCTTACCGTGGCGGTGAAAGACAATATCGATGTGAAGGGTTTCGTCACCACTGCGGGCCTCGGGGTAGCGCTGGATACACCGGCCGCACAACGGGACAGTTTTGTGGTGGAAAAGCTGCGCCGTGCCGGCGCGATCTTGCTTGGGAAACTCAATCTCCACGAGGCGGCACTCGGCGCCACCAATGACAACTACCATCATGGCCGCTGTATCAATCCTCATCGCGCGAGGTATACCCCTGGTGGCAGCAGCGGCGGCTCCGGCGCTGCGGTGGCCGCGGGTCTTTGCGCCTTCGCGCTGGGTACAGACACCATGGGGTCGGTACGTATTCCCGCCAGTTACTGCGGTGTTGCCGGTATCAAGCCGACGCGGGGAGCTGTGAGTATTGGTGGTACCCGCATTCTCAGTCGCCGCCTGGATCACGTGGGGCCCCTGGCACGCAGTGCCGCGGACCTGGAGATGATCCTTCCGGCAATGGTTGGTTACGATCCGGGCTGCGCGCAATCTTTCCCTGTTTGCCTGCAGAAAGAGCCTGTACAGGTGCAAAACCTGAACTTCGGATTTGCGGATGTTTCCCGAGGAATGGGCGTGGCTGCAGCGGTAGAGCGGGCCTATCAAAGCGCCCTTGCGATCTTCGCTGCCGCTGGCGCGCGCCAGTGCGAGCAAGACCTACACAGTCTCGACTGTGCGGCGGCGCGTCGCGCCGGGCTTATTGTGTGCGAAGTGGACCTCTTTGTGGATCAGCAGCAGGCATTGCGAGAGCACCCGGAATACTTCTCGCCTGCGCTACACAAGCTGATTGCCTACGGTATTGGCAAGGGTGCGGTTGATTTTGCCAGCGCAGACCGACGCCTTGATGTCGCTGCGTTAAAGATGGCTAACTGGTTGGAAAGCTGTGATTTTCTACTGCTGCCCACGGCGCCGCAGGGTGCGTTTGATTTCAGTGAGCCGGCCCCGGCCGGGCAGGCCGATCTCACCAATATGGCGAATATGAGTGGCCACCCCGCGATCAGCGTCCCAATGGGGGTGGATGAAAGCGGCTTGCCCCTGGGGCTCCAGATTATTGGGCCCCATGGAAGCGACCTCCAACTGACCGCTATTGCGCAGTGGTTTTCCGGCTTCATCTCCCGCCCTCAGCCGCAATTGGACACCTTTTAA
- a CDS encoding VOC family protein codes for MLGPSVFATLVTRDLDRAIAAYETFLSLQKSATCSGKVSRPLAALWGDSVREGARQCLLENALGEPFVRIVEDRSASSTTPLHHYGWMALEVVVEDVDRLAECIEHEGGGSGMEVLRPAADLELSDKIRASQVAGPCGEVLYLTRIDGDVPPFDLPRARCAVDRLFIPVVSVPDREQSVAFYSRFPGTSCLKFDTRITVVNQTFGLSLEQQHPVATVSLRGQSLIEIDQLDPAQPRVATEVKMPAGIGSVSFEVESLAQLEALGMCWLQPPQVLSEAPYNGRRVAIIRGTANEWIELIEQSRQADSNDAI; via the coding sequence GTGTTGGGACCATCTGTTTTTGCCACTCTGGTGACCCGCGATCTGGACCGCGCGATTGCGGCCTATGAAACCTTTCTGAGCCTGCAAAAAAGTGCCACTTGCAGCGGAAAAGTGAGTCGGCCCCTGGCTGCCCTTTGGGGGGATTCCGTGCGGGAGGGGGCACGGCAGTGCCTGCTGGAGAACGCATTGGGTGAGCCCTTTGTCAGGATTGTGGAGGACCGATCTGCGAGTTCAACGACGCCTTTGCACCATTACGGCTGGATGGCGCTGGAAGTCGTTGTTGAGGATGTGGACCGGTTGGCGGAGTGTATTGAGCATGAGGGCGGCGGTTCCGGGATGGAGGTGCTTCGCCCGGCCGCAGACCTCGAACTCTCTGACAAGATTCGTGCGAGCCAGGTCGCCGGTCCCTGTGGGGAGGTCTTGTATCTCACTCGCATTGATGGCGATGTGCCGCCTTTCGATTTGCCGCGTGCGCGCTGTGCCGTTGATCGGCTGTTCATCCCGGTGGTCAGTGTGCCTGACCGCGAGCAATCGGTGGCTTTTTACTCCCGCTTCCCGGGTACAAGCTGCCTGAAATTTGATACCCGGATCACCGTCGTCAATCAAACCTTTGGGTTGTCGCTGGAGCAACAGCACCCGGTCGCAACCGTGTCTTTGCGCGGTCAAAGCCTGATTGAAATCGACCAGCTGGACCCTGCGCAACCTCGCGTTGCGACGGAAGTAAAAATGCCGGCGGGTATTGGCAGCGTGAGTTTCGAGGTAGAGAGCCTTGCGCAACTAGAGGCGCTCGGCATGTGCTGGCTGCAACCGCCACAAGTGTTATCCGAAGCCCCCTACAACGGTCGCCGTGTCGCGATCATTCGGGGCACCGCAAATGAGTGGATTGAATTAATCGAGCAGTCGAGGCAGGCCGACTCAAATGATGCGATCTGA
- a CDS encoding MmgE/PrpD family protein, whose translation MDEWVEKILDHVESTEFSDLSPQAVAATRTFVLDSVGVGIAGSRVPFSAQLAGLASGDWGAGGERRTGGKCQAAARAWNTGEAMSAPLAAMQNAYQIHNQEFDCVHEAAVVHPMAVILASLLAHAERETARLPVSGERLITALNIAVDVATVLGQCATQPMRFFRPGVCGALGAVAGLCKLANFGRAQTRHAMGIAFSQCCGTMQAHLEGSSTLPMQVAFNARNAVMAFDMAAVGLDGPAEFLSGPFGLFSLMEDAGNAKAAFTLLGNEWQMTRISHKPFPTGRAAHGGLDGIITLQSTHGFTVDDIDGICIKAPPLVRRLVDRPALSDMGHNYAKLCMGYIAATWLLTGRVDLTDYQAEKLRDPARLSLAAHISMVPNEVTDPNALAPQRVEIRLRDGRELAMDLPAVLGHPQRRLSRERQLEKFRRCCALAKQPLPVAQVERLIEDIDQLEHLENVASLVEKMCHNSTVVNSVIAETDRAIQ comes from the coding sequence ATGGACGAGTGGGTAGAAAAAATTCTCGATCACGTCGAATCGACGGAGTTCTCTGACCTGTCACCGCAGGCCGTTGCGGCAACACGTACGTTTGTCCTCGATTCTGTGGGTGTGGGTATCGCTGGCTCACGGGTGCCGTTCTCTGCGCAGTTGGCGGGGCTCGCGAGCGGCGACTGGGGCGCTGGTGGCGAGCGGAGAACTGGTGGCAAGTGTCAGGCGGCCGCGCGCGCGTGGAATACCGGTGAGGCCATGTCTGCACCACTAGCAGCAATGCAAAACGCCTATCAGATTCACAATCAGGAGTTTGATTGCGTGCATGAAGCCGCGGTTGTGCATCCCATGGCCGTCATTCTGGCGAGCCTGCTTGCCCACGCGGAGCGTGAGACGGCGCGACTCCCGGTTAGCGGAGAGCGGTTGATCACCGCCCTGAATATTGCGGTGGATGTGGCAACCGTTCTCGGTCAGTGTGCCACGCAGCCCATGCGATTCTTCCGGCCGGGCGTTTGCGGTGCACTCGGGGCCGTAGCCGGCTTGTGCAAGCTCGCCAACTTTGGCCGCGCTCAGACCCGCCATGCGATGGGCATAGCCTTCAGCCAATGCTGCGGCACCATGCAGGCACATTTGGAAGGATCGTCCACGCTACCCATGCAGGTCGCCTTTAATGCGCGCAATGCAGTGATGGCATTTGATATGGCCGCAGTGGGCCTGGACGGGCCGGCAGAATTTCTTTCCGGACCCTTTGGGCTCTTCAGCCTGATGGAAGATGCGGGCAATGCGAAAGCGGCATTTACGTTACTCGGAAATGAGTGGCAAATGACGCGAATCAGCCACAAACCTTTCCCCACCGGACGCGCTGCGCACGGTGGTCTAGATGGCATTATTACCCTGCAATCCACGCATGGATTCACGGTGGATGACATTGATGGTATTTGCATCAAGGCACCACCGCTGGTGCGCCGTTTGGTAGACCGCCCGGCTCTGTCTGATATGGGCCACAACTACGCCAAACTGTGTATGGGGTACATCGCCGCAACCTGGTTGCTGACGGGTCGTGTTGACCTCACGGATTACCAGGCGGAGAAGCTTCGCGATCCCGCACGTCTGTCCCTGGCTGCTCATATCAGTATGGTTCCCAATGAAGTGACCGATCCAAATGCGCTGGCACCTCAGCGGGTAGAAATACGCCTGCGCGACGGCAGAGAGCTAGCGATGGACTTGCCCGCGGTTCTCGGGCATCCGCAACGCCGGCTATCCCGTGAACGTCAGTTGGAGAAATTCCGACGTTGCTGCGCGTTGGCGAAGCAGCCTCTACCGGTTGCGCAAGTCGAGCGCTTGATTGAGGACATCGATCAACTCGAGCACCTTGAAAATGTCGCCAGCCTTGTCGAGAAAATGTGCCATAACTCCACAGTGGTTAATTCGGTAATCGCCGAGACTGACCGAGCAATACAGTGA
- a CDS encoding enoyl-CoA hydratase/isomerase family protein yields MLANELAGRITAEIVQGVATLVIDNPGRRNAIDAAMWRQLDKVLAELAEDSDVRVLVLRGAGERAFSTGADISELAELVAHPEQLAENNRLIQQAQARLESFPRPTIALIHGACVGGGCGLALACDYRLAADNARFGITPARLGLLYSERDTRRLHRLVGPAHCREILFGGDLFDGARAMQIGMLNQLLPTSELQTACDTLAGKLASASRYALHGIKATLASIEGYGAHTPEQLQQLFDGAFTAEDCREGAAAFLEKRAAKFT; encoded by the coding sequence ATGTTGGCAAACGAATTGGCGGGGCGTATCACGGCAGAAATTGTCCAAGGTGTCGCGACGCTGGTGATTGATAATCCAGGGCGCCGCAACGCCATCGATGCTGCCATGTGGCGACAGCTGGATAAGGTGTTAGCGGAGCTTGCTGAAGACTCGGATGTACGTGTGCTGGTGCTGCGCGGTGCCGGCGAGCGTGCGTTCAGTACCGGTGCCGACATTTCCGAACTTGCCGAGTTGGTAGCGCACCCCGAGCAGTTGGCGGAAAACAACCGGCTCATTCAGCAGGCCCAGGCCCGCCTTGAGTCCTTTCCGCGTCCCACCATCGCGCTGATTCACGGTGCCTGTGTGGGCGGCGGCTGTGGATTGGCACTGGCCTGCGACTACCGTCTCGCTGCCGATAATGCCAGATTCGGGATTACCCCGGCGCGACTGGGCTTGCTCTACAGCGAAAGGGATACCCGCCGGCTGCACCGCCTCGTTGGCCCGGCGCATTGTCGGGAGATTCTGTTCGGGGGCGACCTGTTTGATGGGGCTCGGGCCATGCAAATTGGTATGTTGAACCAGTTGCTACCCACGAGCGAGTTGCAGACTGCCTGCGATACGCTGGCAGGCAAGCTCGCGTCCGCGTCGCGCTACGCGCTGCACGGCATCAAGGCAACCCTCGCCAGTATCGAAGGCTATGGGGCGCACACGCCGGAACAGTTGCAGCAGCTGTTCGACGGGGCATTCACTGCGGAAGACTGTCGCGAGGGCGCAGCGGCGTTTCTTGAGAAACGCGCCGCCAAGTTCACCTAA
- a CDS encoding polysaccharide deacetylase family protein, whose product MQYTWPKGARLALSIVVNVEEGSESTVLDGDRGPEPVDELGVVLKKPLRMHGNESNYEYGLREGWPRINALLKEFQIRATFTAAAVSLVRAPDIAATIREDGHEACSHGYRWMHQFHMDEEQEREFIRKAADSIEQSTGQRPQGWLSRYLHTENTRRLLQEEGFRYHMDDYSADAPFWGGVDGSAEPMVILPYALDSNDMKFWTSPSLTPENWLAYAKRTFDVLYEEGAEQPRMMSLGLHLRIIGRPGRIWALRAFLEYVREKSDVWVATRGEIAQHFAQVCADQPPRPERRAHALTAE is encoded by the coding sequence ATGCAATATACCTGGCCCAAAGGCGCTCGCCTGGCACTTTCCATTGTCGTCAATGTGGAAGAGGGCTCCGAAAGCACCGTACTCGATGGGGACCGCGGTCCTGAGCCGGTAGATGAACTGGGTGTGGTTCTGAAAAAGCCGCTGCGGATGCATGGTAACGAAAGCAACTACGAGTATGGGCTGCGCGAGGGCTGGCCACGCATAAATGCCTTGCTCAAGGAGTTTCAGATTCGTGCAACCTTTACTGCTGCGGCGGTTTCCCTGGTGCGGGCGCCGGATATTGCCGCGACCATTCGCGAAGATGGACACGAAGCCTGTTCTCACGGTTATCGCTGGATGCATCAGTTTCACATGGACGAGGAGCAGGAGCGCGAGTTTATCCGCAAGGCAGCCGACTCCATAGAGCAGTCCACTGGCCAGCGTCCGCAGGGCTGGTTGTCCCGCTACCTGCATACTGAGAATACCCGCCGGCTGTTGCAGGAGGAGGGGTTCCGCTATCACATGGATGATTACAGTGCGGACGCGCCTTTCTGGGGTGGCGTAGATGGCAGCGCTGAACCCATGGTGATCCTTCCCTACGCCCTCGATTCAAATGATATGAAGTTCTGGACGTCACCTTCATTGACGCCGGAAAACTGGCTTGCCTATGCCAAGCGCACGTTCGACGTGCTGTATGAAGAAGGTGCAGAGCAGCCACGCATGATGTCGCTGGGTTTGCATCTGAGGATTATCGGGCGACCGGGCCGGATCTGGGCACTGCGTGCATTTTTGGAATACGTACGCGAGAAAAGTGATGTTTGGGTGGCGACCCGCGGAGAAATCGCGCAGCACTTTGCGCAGGTGTGTGCCGACCAGCCCCCCAGGCCGGAACGACGTGCGCACGCTCTCACGGCCGAGTAA
- a CDS encoding sodium/proline symporter, which translates to MHTQTVLITLLLYKLLLLGIGLWAQRRTRSNSDFFLGGRNLGPVVAAISYGASSASAWTLLGMSGAAYVMGPAALWLAAGAVTGCAVAWLWIAPRLMVHSRERNQLTLTEFLAEGASPRRARQITLAASAIILFSFIFYISSQFQGAGNTFATTFALPSAESIALGGLIIVAYTLLGGFWAASLTDTLQGGLMLMAAILLPAVAWHAAGGSEGIRLSLIISDLSLAMQFTAGNFGLSAVGFVVGGLAVGVGAYGQPHLLNRFMALRDARALRQAQVISIVWFALVFGGMFLLGLLGRILLPGVSDPESIFFLLTSELLPPVLGAVLLAAVLSAIMSTADSMLLVAASCVSHDLGLARRFPGHTLWISRLAMLLVALLAIALAIGLPSSIFQRVLFAWVAIGSAFGPILFLRLAGVPLTGEGVLTAILTGFTSAVALYLLPNTPGDIAERVLPFTFAICALFTMRERGVPVSVAGEQMR; encoded by the coding sequence ATGCATACACAAACTGTCCTTATCACGCTTCTACTCTACAAGCTGTTACTACTGGGCATTGGCCTGTGGGCACAGCGGCGCACACGCAGTAATAGCGATTTCTTTCTCGGCGGCCGCAACCTGGGGCCTGTAGTCGCGGCAATCAGTTACGGGGCCAGCTCTGCGTCGGCCTGGACGCTGCTCGGCATGAGCGGCGCGGCCTATGTGATGGGCCCTGCAGCACTGTGGCTTGCAGCGGGAGCCGTCACCGGTTGCGCCGTTGCATGGCTCTGGATCGCACCGCGCCTGATGGTGCACAGCCGCGAACGCAATCAGCTCACCTTGACAGAGTTCCTCGCTGAAGGCGCCAGCCCCAGACGCGCGCGCCAAATTACTCTGGCGGCCTCGGCGATCATTCTGTTCTCATTTATCTTTTACATTTCGTCCCAGTTTCAGGGTGCTGGAAATACCTTCGCAACAACATTTGCGCTGCCCTCTGCCGAGTCCATTGCGCTCGGTGGTCTGATTATTGTTGCCTACACCCTCCTCGGAGGTTTCTGGGCCGCAAGCCTCACCGACACCCTTCAGGGCGGGCTGATGCTGATGGCCGCTATCCTGCTTCCGGCTGTGGCCTGGCATGCCGCCGGTGGCTCAGAGGGTATACGACTATCCCTCATCATTTCCGACCTCAGTCTGGCGATGCAGTTTACGGCCGGAAATTTCGGCCTGTCCGCGGTCGGTTTCGTTGTCGGAGGCCTGGCAGTTGGCGTGGGCGCCTATGGCCAGCCACACCTGCTGAACCGCTTTATGGCCCTGCGCGACGCTCGGGCTTTACGCCAGGCTCAGGTTATTTCCATCGTCTGGTTTGCACTGGTTTTTGGCGGCATGTTTTTGCTCGGTCTACTGGGCCGCATTTTGCTTCCCGGCGTCAGCGATCCAGAAAGTATTTTCTTTTTACTGACTTCAGAGCTGCTGCCACCGGTATTGGGGGCCGTGCTGCTTGCGGCGGTGCTCTCGGCAATCATGTCAACGGCAGACAGCATGCTACTGGTGGCAGCGAGCTGCGTTTCCCACGATCTGGGCCTGGCTCGACGGTTTCCAGGACACACCCTGTGGATTTCAAGACTGGCCATGCTGTTGGTAGCGCTACTCGCCATTGCTCTGGCAATTGGCCTGCCCAGCAGTATATTTCAGCGGGTCCTGTTCGCCTGGGTGGCCATCGGTTCCGCCTTCGGTCCCATCCTGTTTCTTCGACTGGCCGGGGTTCCCCTCACGGGCGAAGGTGTTCTCACTGCGATCCTCACCGGCTTTACCAGTGCCGTTGCGCTCTACCTCTTACCCAATACACCGGGCGATATTGCAGAACGAGTACTCCCTTTCACCTTTGCAATCTGCGCACTGTTCACCATGCGCGAACGCGGCGTTCCGGTATCGGTCGCGGGCGAACAGATGCGTTAA
- a CDS encoding class I SAM-dependent methyltransferase, whose translation MTGSPSKSRNTPPGWHVIGKHGVFPEASHDETARFNFLTNLNMHLAQEVMPGVQAAYEKRALPRFVADKGRPPVSRQEVRRLMEVDPYYQTWSSLRRNTMEMRQQNGRSLSYRRWDDLNQRAAALNAGSPQLQLDPNLPLPRYVSAVDIHCMPGCYHTEYCADDVSVGANYDSGIFVTTAGMLGKYSDGGGQAIVAWLRDQAELGFKPKRILDMGCTVGHNIVPLAQAFPETEIVAVDVAAPVLRYAHARAKSLGVENITFRQANAENLDYADDSFDLVITCMFLHELSSTALPNVINETYRLTRQGGRVLHVEQPQFTDEMPLFEQFMRDWDSRNNNEPFWGTMHDIDVFALMESAGFDRNKLSSIGLTAVVDTSIFPSAAEADEKTEDYGRKPAWHVYVAEK comes from the coding sequence ATGACGGGTTCGCCCAGCAAGTCGAGAAATACACCACCGGGCTGGCATGTCATTGGCAAACACGGCGTGTTTCCAGAGGCCAGCCACGATGAGACTGCTCGCTTCAATTTTCTCACCAATCTGAACATGCACCTTGCGCAGGAAGTGATGCCCGGGGTCCAGGCCGCTTACGAAAAACGCGCCCTACCCCGTTTCGTCGCAGACAAGGGGCGCCCGCCGGTATCCCGCCAAGAGGTTCGGAGACTGATGGAGGTTGACCCCTACTACCAAACCTGGAGCTCACTGCGCCGCAACACTATGGAAATGCGCCAGCAAAATGGCCGCAGTTTAAGTTATCGACGGTGGGACGACCTGAACCAACGGGCCGCAGCACTGAATGCAGGTAGCCCACAGCTGCAACTGGACCCAAACCTCCCTCTCCCACGCTATGTATCTGCAGTCGACATTCACTGCATGCCCGGGTGCTACCACACAGAGTACTGCGCGGATGACGTCTCCGTGGGTGCCAACTACGACTCGGGTATTTTTGTGACTACGGCAGGCATGCTCGGGAAGTACAGTGACGGCGGTGGACAGGCGATCGTGGCATGGCTCAGGGATCAGGCCGAACTGGGGTTCAAGCCGAAACGCATCCTAGATATGGGCTGTACTGTGGGACACAACATAGTGCCGCTGGCGCAGGCATTCCCTGAAACGGAGATTGTCGCCGTAGATGTGGCGGCACCAGTGCTCCGCTATGCCCATGCACGGGCGAAATCGCTTGGGGTTGAAAATATCACCTTCCGCCAGGCCAATGCGGAAAACCTGGACTATGCCGACGACAGCTTTGATCTGGTCATTACCTGCATGTTCCTGCACGAGCTCTCATCCACCGCACTGCCAAACGTGATTAACGAGACCTATCGCCTGACCCGCCAAGGGGGGCGAGTGCTGCATGTGGAACAGCCGCAATTCACCGACGAAATGCCGCTGTTTGAGCAGTTTATGCGCGACTGGGATAGCCGCAACAACAACGAACCCTTCTGGGGAACCATGCACGATATCGATGTGTTCGCACTGATGGAAAGTGCGGGCTTTGATCGAAACAAGCTTTCATCTATTGGGCTCACGGCCGTCGTCGATACCA